The window GCCGCCCAGTTCCTTCCAGATTGCTCGTACGGCCCCTGCGGTGTAAGTCGCGTGGTCGAGCAGCGACAGGTAGGTCTGGGAACTGCAACCCTCGCCCAACTGGCCGCCAACCGTCACGGTCACGCTGCCATCGGGCTGGGTCACCGGGTTGTAACGCACGCCACCGGTGCATTGCTTGGAATTGACGGCTTTGACCTGGTTTTCGATGCGAATGCTGGCAATCGGCGGTTCCACCGACACCAGCACCCGGCCGTTGTCGTTGCGCGCCACAAAGCGCAGGGCCTTGAGGTTGACCATCAGCGCGTCAGGTTTGACCAGGAACGGCTTGTTATCGTCATTGCCGTCGTCGTTGAACTGCGGCAATTGCGGTTGTGCGAAGAAATTGCGGTCCAGTACCAGATCGCCGGTGATTTGCGTCACACCGTTGGCGCGCAGGTCACGCATCAGCAACCAGAGTTTTTCCATGTTCAGCTTCGGATCGCCGCCACCCTTGAGGTAGAGGTTGCCGTTGAGGATGCCGCCGCTGAGCGTACCGTCGGTGTAGAACTCGGTTTTCCACTGGTGGTTCGGGCCAAGCATTTCCAGCGCCGCGTACGTGGTGACCAGTTTCATGGTCGAGGCCGGATTGACGGAGACGTCAGCGTTGAAAATCGTCGGGGTGCCAGGGCCGTTGAGCGGGATCATCACCAGCGACAGGGCGTTGTCCTGCATTTTGCTGGCCTTGAGGGCTTTTTCAACGTTGGGCGACAGCGCGGTATTGATCTGGGCGGCGGAAACAGAGAAGGCCAGTGGGAGCAGAAAACCGGCCAGTAACAGTGGACGCAAAGATTTGATCATCTGAAATAAAACCCTACAGCCGAGGGGGAAAAAGACGAGGGCATGAAGATAAATTCCCTCAGCGGTCATGAAAGTGTCGGCATTATGCCCCAAGGTGTAGCGGCTTGTGCCGTGCGCTGGCCTTCCAATCCGCTATTTTTTACCGACGGTAGGGCTTGCAGCCCAGAGAAACGGGCAATCGGCGCCTTAAACTGCTAAAGTGCCGCCCGTTATTACTTATGAGGATTGTTCCAATGGCGACTAACCGTTCCCAGCGTCTGCGCAAAAAACTGTGCGTCGATGAATTTCAAGAGCTGGGTTTCGAACTGAACCTGGATTTCAAAGAAGATTTGGCTGATGAAGCCATTGATGCTTTCCTCGACGCGTTCCTCAAAGAAGCCATGGAAGCCAACGGTCTGGGCTATGTTGGTGGCGACGACTTCGGTCTGGTTTGCCTGCAGAAGCGTGGCTCGGTATCCGAAGAGCAGCGTGCTGCTGTTGAAGCCTGGCTCAAAGGCCGCAGCGAACTGACCGAAGCGACTGTCAGCCCGCTGATCGACGTCTGGTACCCGGAAAAGCCGATCAATCCGGTAGCTTGATGTTGTAAAAAAACGGCGACCCAAGGGTCGCCGTTTTTTTGTGACGATCAACGGCACGCAGCCTCGTTTCACTCGACAGCTGCTACATGGATTGCACTGTCCTGTAGCAGCTGTCGAGTGAAACGAGGCTGCGTGCTTTTAGCTTTTGCGCCAGTTCAGAATCACCATCGTTAGAACCCCCGCCACAATCCCCCAGAACGCCGAACCAATGGAAAACAGCGTCAGCCCCGACGCCGTGACCATAAAGGTAATCAGCGCCGCTTCACGTTCCTTCACTTCGCTCATGGCGATGCTCAAGCCATTGATGATCGAGCCAAACAACGCAAGTGCCGCTATCGACAGCACCAGTTCTTTCGGTAGCGCGGCAAACAGTGCCGCCAGTGTCGCGCCGAACACCCCGGCAATCCCGTAGAAAATCCCGCACCACACGGCCGCCGTATAGCGTTTGTTGCGATCCTCATGGGCATGCGGCCCGGTGCAAATCGCCGCGCTGATGGCTGCCAGGTTGATCCCGTGGGAACCGAACGGCGCCAGCAGCAACGAAGCGATGCCAGTGGTGGTAATCAGCGGCGAGGCCGGTACGGTATAACCGTCGGCGCGCAGCACGGCGATGCCGGGCATGTTCTGCGAGGTCATGACCACGACAAACAGCGGAATGCCGATGCTGATGGTCGCGGCGAGGGAAAAATGTGGTGTGGTCCAGACCGGCGTCGCCACTTCCAGATGAAAACCGCTGAAATCCAGCAGGCCCATGAACCCGGAAAGTGCCGTCCCGATCAATAGCGCGGCGAGAACGGCATAACGCGGCGACAGGCGTTTGACCACCAGGTAAGTGAAGAACATGCCCAGCACCAGTGCGGTGCGATGCTGCGCGGCGACGAAGATTTCGCTGCCGATTTTGAACAGAATCCCCGCCAGCAGGGCCGCGGCCAATGCCGCTGGAATCTTTTTCATCAGCCGCTCGAAGCTGCCGGTCAGGCCGCAGATCATCACCAGCACCGCGCAGGTAATGTAGGCGCCGATGGCTTCGCCGTAGGCCACGCCGCCCAGACTGGTGATCAGCAACGCCGCGCCGGGTGTCGACCAGGCGATGGTGATCGGTGTGCGATAACGCAGGGACAGGCCGATCGAACACACCGCCATGCCAATCGAGATCGCCCAGATCCACGAGGAAATCTGCCCGCTGGTCAGCCCCGCCGCTTGCCCGGCCTGGAACATCAGGACCAGCGAACTGGTGTAACCGGTCATCATCGCAATGAAGCCGGCGACGATCGCAGAAGGCGACGTATCGGCAAAAGGGCGGATCTGCGTGTGCGTGGCGTCGTTCATGACAGCGGTGTTCCTTGTTCTGATAAAGATGTCGAATCAACGCTGAACCTTGTGGGAGCGTGGCTTGCCCGCGAAGGCGTCGTGTCAGTCGATATCAATGTTGACTGACACGACGCCTTCGCGGGCAAGCCACGCTCCCACAGGGGATTGCATTTAGGCGGCGGATTCTGCGTTCAAGCCTAAACTCAAACGTAAGGAGTCGTTGCAATACAGCGGAAGTGACAAACAGCCGTACAGTCGTGTTGCCACCATCCATTGTGTACAATCGCAGTGTTTTTTACGCGATACTTGCCAGCGACCCACTGTGCCGTATTACAGTCACGGTCAATTCGCCGCAGTTCTTCCGACTCGAGTGCCCATGAACGAACAGTTGCAACCCCTCAAGAAACAACCGCGAGCAGGCAAAGCCGGCCGCAGCGGTACCCAGGACGATATCGTCTACGCGCATATTTTCGAGGCCATCCTCGAACAGCGTCTGGCGCCCGGTACCAAGTTGAGCGAAGAAGCGCTGGGGGAAATTTTCGGGGTCAGTCGCACCATCATTCGCCGCGCGCTGTCGCGCCTGGCCCATGAAGGCGTCGTGCTGCTGCGGCCGAACCGTGGCGCTGTCGTGGCCAGCCCGAGTGTCGAAGAAGCTCGCCAGGTGTTCATGGCCCGGCGTCTGGTGGAGCGTGCGATCACTGAATTGGCGGTGCAGCACGCCACTGCCGAGCAGATTGCCGAGTTGCGCCAGATGGTCAACGACGAACGCGACAGCTTCTCCCGTGGCGATCGCGGCGCCGGTATTCGTCTGTCGGGCGAGTTTCACTTGAAGTTGGCCGAAGCGGCGAAAAACGCGCCGTTGATCAGCTTCCAGCGCAGCCTGGTGTCCCAGACGTCGTTGATCATTGCCCAGTATGAAAGCGGCAATCGCTCCCACTGTTCCTACGACGAGCACACCCAGTTGATCGACGCCATCGAAGCGCGCAACGCTGAGCTGGCGGTGGATCTGATGATGCATCACATGGATCACATCGACAGCAAACTCAACCTCGACGAAGAAAGCGCGTCGGATGATTTGCATGCGGTGTTCTCGCATTTGTTGCAGACCAAAAAGCCAGGGCGGCCTGCTGCGAAACTCTGACTTCCTGACACTGATCGTTCCCACGCTCTGCGTGGGAATGCCTCAACGGACGCTCTGCGTTCGGTTCTGGATTGGGACGCGGAGCGTCCCGGGCTGCATTCCCACGCGGAGCGTGGGAACGATCAATCCCCCTGACTGAAGAGTACGGGGGATTTTTTATGCCCGAAGAAAACTAGCGCTGATGCACCTGATTCCCCGCCGCATAGGTCTGCAACACCGTCCGGTCATCCCCCAGCGTCATCAACACAAACAACGTCTCGGCAATGTTGTTGGCCTGCTTCAAGCGATAGCTCAGCAGTGGTGTGGCGTTGTAGTCCAACACCAGGAAGTCCGCATCAGTGCCCGGTTGCAGGGTGCCGATCTTGTCTTCCAGACGCAGCGCACGAGCACCGCCGAGGGTCGCCAGGTACAACGATTTGAACGGGCTCAGTCGCGCACCTTGCAGCTGCATCACCTTGTACGCTTCGTTCAGCGTTTGCAGCAGCGAGAAACTGGTGCCGCCACCGACGTCCGTACCGATGCCGACATTCAACTTGTGCTTCTCGGCCATCGGCAGGTTGAACAGGCCGCTGCCGAGGAAGAAGTTCGACGTCGGGCAGAAAGCGATCGCCGAGCCGGTTTCCGCCAGTCGCGCGCACTCGTCATCGCACAGATGCACGCCGTGGGCGAATACCGAACGTTCGCCGAGCAGTTTGTAGTGGTCATAGACGTCCAGGTAGCCCTTGCGCTCCGGGAACAGTTCCTTGACCCACTCGATTTCCTTGAGGTTTTCGCTAATGTGGGTCTGCATGTACAGGTCTGGGAATTCGCTGAGCAACTGGCCGGCGAGGGTCAGCTGTTCCGGGGTGCTGGTCGGGGCGAAGCGCGGGGTGACTGCGTAGTGCAGGCGACCCTTGCCGTGCCAGCGTTCGATCAGCGCCTTGCTTTCGACGTAGCTGGATTCGGCGGTGTCGGTCAGGTAGTCCGGCGCGTTGCGGTCCATCATCACCTTGCCGGCAATCATCCGCAGGTCCAGCTGTTCGGCGGCTTCAAAGAACGAGTTCACCGATTGCGGATGCACGCTGCCGAACACCAGGGCCGTAGTGGTGCCGTTGCGCAGCAGTTCCTTGATGAAAATGTCCGCGACTTCGTCAGCGTGATCCTTGTCGGCAAACTGGCTTTCGCACGGGAAGGTGTAGGTGTTGAGCCAGTCCAGCAGCTGTTCGCCGTAGGCGCCGACCATGCCGGTTTGCGGCAAGTGAATGTGGGTGTCGATGAAGCCCGGGGTGATCAGCGCGTCCTGATAATGCGTGATCTGGATATCGGCTGGCAGGGTCGGCAGCAAGTCGCTGGCGTGACCAAGGGCGCTGATCTGGCCGTTATCGACCACCAGCAAGCCGTCTTCGAAATACTCATAAGAGGCTTCGATGCCCACTTCGGCGGGGTCGGCGATGCTGTGCAGAATGGCGGCGCGGTAGGCTTTGCGAGTCAAAGGCATTGTCGTTCTCAATTCGTGGCTTGGTTCGAAGCCTGGTTGCGGCGTGAGGCAGGCAGCAGTTTGGCGATCGATGATCCGGCGCGGGCAGTGTGCTGGCCGAAATTGGCGTTATAGGTAGCGATGATTTCGCCGGCGATGGAGATGGCGATTTCCACAGGCAACTTGCCTTTGACTTCGCCGATGCCCATCGGGCAGCGCATGCGTTGCAGCACGGCGCTGTCGAAACCACGGTCACGCAAGCGATGTTCGAATTTCACCCGTTTGGTCTTCGAACCGATCAGGCCGAAGTAGGCGAAGTCGTTGCGCTTGAGGATCGCAGCGGTGAGTTCGAGGTCGAGTTGGTGATTGTGGGTCATGACGATGCAGTAGCTGCCAGCGGGCAGGTCATCGACTTCGTCCACCGGTTCTTCGGTGACGATTTTGCGTACGCCGTGGGGGATCTGTTCCGGGAATTCGGCTTCCCGCGAATCGATCCAGCGCACTCGGCAGGGCAGGCTGGCGAGCAGCGGCACCAGCGCCCGGCCGACGTGGCCGGCACCGAACACGGCGACCTGCGCCTGAACCTGGCCCATCGGTTCGAACAGTAATACGGTCACGCCGCCGCAGCATTGTCCCAGGCTGGCGCCGAGGCTGAAGCGTTCAAGGTGCGTGTCCTGCTTGCCGCTGGCCAGCATCTCGCGGCCGATTTGCATGGCCTTGTATTCCAGATGCCCGCCACCGATGGTGTCGAAGGTCTGGTTGGCGCTGATGACCATCTTCGAGCCGGCATTACGCGGCGTCGAGCCGAGCTCTTCGATGATGGTGACCAACACGCAGGGTTCACCCCGGGATTGCAGGTCGGCGAGGGCGTCGATCCAGTTGTACATATTCACCTCAACATTTCTGTTGTCTGTTCGGCCGTCATCGCTAGCAGGCTAGCTCCCACAGGGTTTGTGGTGTCCACATACGCAAATCCTGTGGGAGCCAGCCTGCTGGCGATTGGCCGCGCCGCTGTTTAGAGCGAAGCCAACTCAGCCTCGGCTTCAACAGCCTTCGCCACCTTCAACTGCCGCATCTGCTCACAGCCCCACAACACCCGCTCCGGCGTCGCCGGCGCATCGATTTTCGGTTGATGCTTGTAGTCGCCCAGACTGGCCACGGCGTCCTTGATCGCACACCACGCCGCGATGCCGAGCATGAACGGCGGCTCGCCCACGGCCTTGGAGTGGAACACCGTGTCTTCCGGGTTTTTACGGTTTTCCACCAGCTTCACTCGCAGGTCCAGCGGCATGTCCGCCACCGCCGGGATCTTGTAGCTGGCCGGGCCGTTGGTCATCAGTTTGCCCTTGTTGTTCCACACCAGTTCTTCCATGGTCAGCCACCCCATGCCCTGGATGAAACCACCCTCGACCTGACCGATGTCGATCGCCGGGTTCAGTGAGTCGCCGACGTCGTGGAGGATATCGGTGCGCAGCATTTTGTACTCGCCGGTGAGGGTGTCGATGATCACCTCGCAGCACGCTGCGCCGAAGGCGTAGTAATAGAACGGCCGGCCCCGCGCCTGGCTACGGTCGTAGAAGATTTTCGGAGTTTTGTAGAACCCGGTGCTCGACAGCGAAACCTGGGCGAAATACGCCTGCTGGATCAGCGCTTCAAACGTCAGGATGTGATCGCGAACGCGAACATGACCGTTGTGGAATTCCACGTCTTCTTCGCTGACTTTGTACTGCCGCGCGGCAAACTCCACCAGGCGCTTCTTGATAATCTCAGCTGCGTTCTGTGCGGCTTTACCGTTCAGGTCAGCGCCACTGGAAGCGGCGGTCGGCGAGGTGTTCGGCACCTTGTCGGTGTTGGTCGCGGTGATCTGCACACGGTCCATTTCCACCTGGAACACTTCAGCCACGACCTGCGCGACTTTGGTGTTCAGGCCCTGGCCCATTTCGGTGCCGCCATGGTTCAGGTGGATGCTGCCGTCGGTGTAGACGTGGATCAGCGCACCGGCCTGGTTGAGGAAGCTGGCGGTGAAGGAAATACCGAATTTCACCGGGGTCAGCGCCAGGCCTTTTTTCAGGATCGGGCTGTTGGCGTTGTAGCGACGAATCGCTTCGCGGCGTTCGGCGTACTGGCTGCTTTCTTCAAGTTCGGCGGTCATTTCCTCGAGCATGTTGTGCTCGACGGTCTGGTAGTAATGGGTGACGTTGCGCTCGGTCTTGCCGTAGTAGTTGGCCTTGCGCACCGCTAGCGGATCAAGGCCCAGATGGCGGGCGATGGCGTCCATCACTTCTTCGATGGCGACCATCCCTTGCGGGCCGCCGAAACCACGGTAAGCGGTGTTCGACGCGGTGTTGGTCTTGCAGCGATGACCGTTGATGGTCGCGTCGCCCAGGTAATAAGAGTTGTCGGCATGGAACATCGCGCGGTCGACAATCGATGCCGAGAGGTCCGGCGAGCAACCGCAGTTGCCAGCCAGTTCCAGGGCAATGCCATGCAGCCGACCAGTGCTGTCGAAGCCCACGTCGTACTCGATGTAGAACGGGTGACGCTTGCCGGTCATCAGCATGTCTTCGACCCGCGGCAGGCGCATCTTGGTCGGCTGGCCGGTGAGGTGCGCGATCACTGCGCACAGGCACGCGGGGCTCGCGGCCTGGGTTTCCTTGCCGCCGAAACCACCGCCCATGCGGCGCATGTCGACGACGATTTTGTTCATCGACACATCGAGCACTTCGGCGACGAGCTTCTGCACTTCGGTGGGGTTCTGCGTCGAGCAGTAGACGATCATGCCGCCGTCTTCGGTCGGCATCACCGAAGAGATCTGGGTTTCCAGATAGAAGTGTTCCTGGCCGCCGATGTGCAATGTGCCCTGGATACGATGTTCCGCCGTGGCCAAGGCCGCGGCCGAATCACCGCGCTGATGCGTGTGGCTGTCGAGCACAAAATGGCGTTTGCGCAGGGCTTCAACCACGTCCAGAACGGGTTCGAGGTCTTCGTATTCGATGATCGCGGCCATCGCGGCTTTGCGTGCGGTTTCCAGGTCTTTCGCCGCAACGGCCAGTACCGGTTGACCGACGAATTGCACGTCATCGATGGCCAGCAATGGGTCGCCCGGCAGCAAGGGGCCGATGTCTTTCAGGCCTGGCACGTCTTCGTGGGTAATGGCGATGCGCACGCCTTCGAAGGCGTAGCAGGGCTTGGTGTCGATGCTGATGATTTTCGCGTGGGCACGGTCCGACAGGCGTGCGTAAACGTGCAACTGGTTCGGAAATTCCAGCCGGTCGTCGATGTACTGCGCTTCACCGGACACGTGCTTGGCGGCGCTGTCGTGCTTGACGCTGCGGCCGACACCGGTGGTCAGGTCCTTGGCGAACAGTTCAGCCAATTCGGCTTGGGTCTTCTCTACAGCGTGATGATTAGACATAAGCGGTCACCCGAGTCTCGATGTGCGGTGTTTGCAGTTCGATGAAGTATTTACGCAACAGGTTCTGCGCGCTGAGCAGGCGGTATTCCTTGCTGGCGCGGAAGTCCGAGAGCGGTGTGAAATCTTCGGCGAGTGCAGCGCAGGCGCGTTCAACGGTGTCGTGATTGAATGGCGCGCCGAGCAACACCGTTTCGCAGTTATTCGCACGTTTCGGAATCGCGGCCATGCCGCCGAACGCTACGCGAGCGTCGGCGATCACGCCGTTGTCGATGCGCAGGTTGAACGCGGCGCAAACGGCGGAAATGTCATCGTCCAGACGCTTGGAGACTTTGTAGGCGCGGAACAGTTGTTCGGCGCTGGCACGCGGCACGATGATCTTTTCGATGAACTCGCTTTCCTGGCGCGCGGTGACCCGGTAATCGATGAAGTAATCTTCCAGCGCCATCGTGCGGCGGACTTCGCCTTTGCACAAAACGATCTGCGCACCGAGGGCAATCAGCAGGGGCGGGGAGTCACCGATCGGCGAGGCATTGCCGATGTTGCCGCCGAGGGTGCCTTGGTTGCGGATCTGCAGGGAAGCAAAGCGTTGCAGTAATTCGCCGAAGTCCGGGTACTCGGCTTTCAGCGCCTCGTAGCAATCGGAGAGGGCAGTGGCGGCGCCGATTTCCAGGCGATCGTCAAAGCGATCGATGCGCTTCATCTCGGCGACATTGCCGACGTAGATCATCACCGGCAGGGTGCGGTGGAACTGTGTGACTTCCAGCGCCAGGTCCGTACCGCCGGCCAGCAGGCGGGCTTGTGGATAGGCGTCATAGAGGTCAGCCAGATCGGCCACGGTCAGCGGCACCAGGCAGCGTTTGTCGCCACTGTTGAGTTCGCCGATATCGGTGGGGGCGATGGCCTTCAGGCGAGCGATGGTGTCGGCTTCACGGGCGTCGAACTGGTCCGTTTGCTTGCCGCAGCAGGATTGTTCGGCGGCCGCCAGAATCGGCCGGTAGCCTGTGCAGCGACAGAGGTTGCCGGCCAGTGCTTCGTGAGCTTTATGAGCATCCGGTTGATCGCTGTTCTTTTGCAGCGCGAACAGCGACATGACGAAACCGGGTGTGCAAAAACCGCATTGCGAACCGTGGCACTCGACCATGGCTTTCTGCACGCTGTGCAGCTCGCCTTGGTGCTTGAGGTCTTCGACGCTGATCAATTGTTTGCCGTGCAGTGACGAAACGAACGTCAGGCACGAGTTGAGGCTGCGATAGCGAATGTGTTCGCGGCCATCGTCGTCCGTCTGCAACTCGCCAACCACCACGGTGCAGGCGCCGCAGTCACCGCTGGCGCAGCCTTCTTTGGTGCCGGGTTTGCCCACATGGTCGCGCAGGTAATTGAGCACGGTCAGGTTTGGGTCCAGGGCGTGCTCGCTACGGAGTTCCTGGTTAAGTAAAAACTGGATCACGGAAGGCCTCGCAGACTCATTATTGTTGTTAACCGACTTGAACCGAATTTATCAGGTCTGACTTTTCGGTCAATGATTTTCTGACTTAAAGGTCAGGAAATAGCATTTTGTCGATCAACGACTCGTTCCTTCATTATTGACCCTCTCGGGATAGCCTGCTTTTTGCTGGATTCGTGCCAAAAACCGCTGAGTGGGCACTCCGCCATGTCGTATCAATTGCGCTACACTGCGCCGCTTGTGCAAATCGAAGAGTTTGAAGGACAACCATGACGTTCAAGGCGCCGGACAGCCTCGCCGAGCAAATTGCTCACCACCTCGCCGAACGTATCATTCGCGGCGAAATGAAGCCCGGGGAGCGCATCCAGGAACAGAAGGTCACGCTGGCCCTCAATGTCAGCCGCGGTTCGGTCCGTGAAGCCTTGCTGATCCTCGAGCGCCGCCACTTGATCGCGATCCTGCCGCGACGTGGCGCCCATGTGACCGAGCTGACGGCCCACAAGGTCCAGAGCCTGTGCACGCTGATGAGCGAGCTTTACATCCTGCTGGGCAATGCAGTGGCCAGCGGCTGGCAAGTCCAGGCCGACATGGCGCCGTTCGTGCAAATCCAGCAGCGTCTGACGGCCAGCTATGAGCGCCAGGACATTCGCACCTTTGTCGATGACAGCTTCAGTGTGATGCGCGCCGCGTACCCGTTCGCCAACAACCCGTACTTGCAGGAAACCGTCGAGAATCTGCAGCCGGCGATGAGCCGCGCGTATTTCCTCGCCCTGGATCAGCGCAAAGCCTCGATGAGCGAGTTCCTCGAACTGTTCGAACGCTTGCTCGCCGCCGTGCTGGCCCGTGATTTTCCGCAGATCCGCATTGTGCTGACGGCGTATGCCCAGCGCAGCAGTGATCTGGTGGTTTCTGCCCTGACGGACGCCTGAGCGTGCGGCTAAAGTGCATCAAGCTGGCGGGGTTCAAGTCCTTCGTCGACCCGACCACGGTGAACTTCCCCAGTAACATGGCGGCGGTGGTCGGGCCCAATGGTTGCGGCAAGTCGAACATCATCGACGCCGTGCGCTGGGTGATGGGCGAGAGTTCGGCCAAGAACCTGCGCGGCGAGTCGATGACCGACGTCATCTTCAACGGCTCGACCAGCCGTAAACCGGTGAGCCAGGCGAGCATCGAGCTGGTGTTCGATAACTCCGACGGCACCCTGCTCGGCGAATACGCGGCCTACGCGGAAATTTCCATTCGCCGCAAAGTGACCCGCGATAGCCAGACCACTTACTACCTCAACGGCACCAAATGCCGCCGTCGCGATATCACTGACATCTTTCTCGGTACCGGCCTGGGCCCGCGCAGCTACTCGATTATCGAGCAGGGGATGATCTCCAAGCTGATCGAGTCAAAACCCGAAGACCTGCGCAACTTCATTGAAGAAGCGGCGGGCATCTCCAAGTACAAGGAGCGCCGGCGCGAGACCGAAAACCGCATCCGCCGCACCCACGAAAACCTGGCCCGCCTGACCGACCTGCGCGAAGAGCTCGAGCGCCAGCTTGAACGCTTGTACCGCCAGGCCGAGGCCGCCAAGAAGTATCAGGAATACAAAGGCGAGGAGCGTCAGCTCAAGGCCCAACTGTCGGCCCTGCGCTGGCAGGCGTTGAATGAACAGGTCGGTCAGCGCGAAGCGATCATCGGCAATCAGGAAGTCACCTTCGAAGCGCTGGTGGCCGAGCAGCGTAACGCCGATGCGGCTATCGAACGCTTGCGGGACGGGCACCACGACCTGTCCGAACGCTTCAATCTGGTGCAGGGGCGCTTCTATTCGGTCGGTGGCGACATTGCCCGGGTCGAACAGAGCATCCAGCACGGTCAACAACGCCTGCGCCAACTGCAGGACGATCTGAAAGAAGCCGAGCGGGCGCGTCTGGAAACCGAGTCTCACTTGGGCCACGACCGCACCTTGCTGCTGACCCTGGGCGAAGAGCTGGACATGCTCACCCCCGAACAGGAAGTCACCAGCGCCGCCGCCGAAGAGGCTGCCGCCGCGCTGGAAGAATCCGAAACCACCATGCACGCCTGGCAAGAGCAATGGGACACCTTCAACCTGACGGCCGCCGAACCGCGTCGCCAATCCGAAGTTCAGCAGTCGCGCATCCAGCAGCTGGAAACCAGCATGGAGCGTTTGGCCGATCGTCAGAAGCGTCTGGGCGAGGAGCGCGCGTTGCTCTCGGCAGACCCGGAAGACGCGGCGATCATGGAACTCAGCGAGCAGCTCGCTGAATCCGAAGCGACGCTTGAGGATTTGCAGACCAGTGAACAAGCTCAGGTCGAAAAGCTTGAACAACTGCGTCAGGAATTGCAGCACGCGCTGACGGCGCAGCAACAGGCCCAAGGCGATTTACAGCGTCTGAACGGTCGTCTCGCCTCCCTTGAAGCCTTGCAACAAGCCGCACTCGATCCGGGCACCGGCACCGCCGAATGGTTGCGTGAACAGAATCTGGCCGACCGACCGCGTCTGGCCGAAGGCCTGAAAGTCGACGCCGGTTGGGAGTTGGCGGTAGAAACCGTGCTCGGCGCCGACCTGCAAGCGGTGCTGGTGGATGACTTCGGCGATTTCGATCTGGCCGGTTTTGCCCAGGGCGATTTACGCTTGCTCAGTCCCGGCAGCGATGGCGTGCGAGTGGCGGGCAGCTTGCTCGATAAGGTCGAGGCGCAGATTGATTTGTCGCCATGGCTGGGGCAGGTCAAACCGGTCGACAGTCTTGAACAGGCTTTGGCCTTGCGTGGTCAATTGGCACCTGGCGAAAGCCTGATCAGTCGCGATGGTTACTGGGTCGGTCGGCACTTTTTACGTGTCCGCCGTGCCAGCGAAGCGGAAAGCGGCGTGCTGGCTCGTGGTCAGGAAATCCAGCGTTTGGACCTTGAGCGCGAAGAGCGCGAAGCTACGGTCGAAACCCTGGAAACCCAACTTCAGAATCTCAGGGCGCAACAGCGTCAGCAGGAAAACGGTCGCGAGCATCTGCGCCGACTGCTGCAAGACGAAGCCCGTCAGCAAG of the Pseudomonas frederiksbergensis genome contains:
- the xdhA gene encoding xanthine dehydrogenase small subunit, whose amino-acid sequence is MIQFLLNQELRSEHALDPNLTVLNYLRDHVGKPGTKEGCASGDCGACTVVVGELQTDDDGREHIRYRSLNSCLTFVSSLHGKQLISVEDLKHQGELHSVQKAMVECHGSQCGFCTPGFVMSLFALQKNSDQPDAHKAHEALAGNLCRCTGYRPILAAAEQSCCGKQTDQFDAREADTIARLKAIAPTDIGELNSGDKRCLVPLTVADLADLYDAYPQARLLAGGTDLALEVTQFHRTLPVMIYVGNVAEMKRIDRFDDRLEIGAATALSDCYEALKAEYPDFGELLQRFASLQIRNQGTLGGNIGNASPIGDSPPLLIALGAQIVLCKGEVRRTMALEDYFIDYRVTARQESEFIEKIIVPRASAEQLFRAYKVSKRLDDDISAVCAAFNLRIDNGVIADARVAFGGMAAIPKRANNCETVLLGAPFNHDTVERACAALAEDFTPLSDFRASKEYRLLSAQNLLRKYFIELQTPHIETRVTAYV
- a CDS encoding GntR family transcriptional regulator, whose protein sequence is MTFKAPDSLAEQIAHHLAERIIRGEMKPGERIQEQKVTLALNVSRGSVREALLILERRHLIAILPRRGAHVTELTAHKVQSLCTLMSELYILLGNAVASGWQVQADMAPFVQIQQRLTASYERQDIRTFVDDSFSVMRAAYPFANNPYLQETVENLQPAMSRAYFLALDQRKASMSEFLELFERLLAAVLARDFPQIRIVLTAYAQRSSDLVVSALTDA
- the xdhB gene encoding xanthine dehydrogenase molybdopterin binding subunit codes for the protein MSNHHAVEKTQAELAELFAKDLTTGVGRSVKHDSAAKHVSGEAQYIDDRLEFPNQLHVYARLSDRAHAKIISIDTKPCYAFEGVRIAITHEDVPGLKDIGPLLPGDPLLAIDDVQFVGQPVLAVAAKDLETARKAAMAAIIEYEDLEPVLDVVEALRKRHFVLDSHTHQRGDSAAALATAEHRIQGTLHIGGQEHFYLETQISSVMPTEDGGMIVYCSTQNPTEVQKLVAEVLDVSMNKIVVDMRRMGGGFGGKETQAASPACLCAVIAHLTGQPTKMRLPRVEDMLMTGKRHPFYIEYDVGFDSTGRLHGIALELAGNCGCSPDLSASIVDRAMFHADNSYYLGDATINGHRCKTNTASNTAYRGFGGPQGMVAIEEVMDAIARHLGLDPLAVRKANYYGKTERNVTHYYQTVEHNMLEEMTAELEESSQYAERREAIRRYNANSPILKKGLALTPVKFGISFTASFLNQAGALIHVYTDGSIHLNHGGTEMGQGLNTKVAQVVAEVFQVEMDRVQITATNTDKVPNTSPTAASSGADLNGKAAQNAAEIIKKRLVEFAARQYKVSEEDVEFHNGHVRVRDHILTFEALIQQAYFAQVSLSSTGFYKTPKIFYDRSQARGRPFYYYAFGAACCEVIIDTLTGEYKMLRTDILHDVGDSLNPAIDIGQVEGGFIQGMGWLTMEELVWNNKGKLMTNGPASYKIPAVADMPLDLRVKLVENRKNPEDTVFHSKAVGEPPFMLGIAAWCAIKDAVASLGDYKHQPKIDAPATPERVLWGCEQMRQLKVAKAVEAEAELASL